One region of Daphnia pulicaria isolate SC F1-1A chromosome 7, SC_F0-13Bv2, whole genome shotgun sequence genomic DNA includes:
- the LOC124350740 gene encoding ionotropic receptor 93a-like, with amino-acid sequence MIYVINTLTNQGGREAFSRNSFRILAGVWVLCATVLVNSYTGIVTSSLTTPRLKPSINSFEELADSKEIGIVIRSDTAVGAQILEATSGIYKVLGDQVRLHPDRIFVDPFKLNAKLETGQFAYPFLNTFTVAFVSSHYKKEGTCRFKVSKPLPILTGFYSLLHKKGTWYTKTISRGLMDLWESGLVKFWVNNLPTLPKADACFVDRKRRVSRPVAIKLTDLTSAFLILGIGIGLAILVFMLELIYWKLLAMQKKLAIVEI; translated from the exons ATGATTTACGTAATAAATACACTTACGAATCAAG GAGGGAGAGAAGCTTTCAGTCGCAACTCATTTCGAATCCTAGCTGGTGTCTGGGTCTTGTGCGCTACTGTTTTGGTCAATTCGTACACAGGAATTGTCACTTCATCACTCACGACGCCTAGACTAAAACCGTCTATTAACTCATTTGAAGAATTAGCAGACAGTAAAGAAATTGGAATAGTCATCAGGAGTGACACAGCGGTCGGAGCACAAATTCTC GAAGCAACATCCGGCATTTATAAGGTTCTTGGAGACCAAGTCCGGCTTCATCCTGATCGCATATTTGTCGATCcgtttaaattaaatgcaaaATTGGAAACTGGTCAATTTGCTTACCCATTT CTGAACACCTTTACCGTTGCGTTTGTGAGTTCTCAttataaaaaagaagggaCGTGTCGTTTCAAAGTTTCGAAGCCACTGCCTATTTTGACTGGATTTTACTCATTGCTCCATAAAAAGGGAACTTGGTACACCAAAACCATAAGTAGAGG ACTGATGGACTTGTGGGAGAGTGGCCTTGTTAAATTTTGGGTGAATAATCTTCCTACCTTACCAAAGGCAGATGCTTGTTTCGTCGACAGAAAACGTCGAGTTTCTCGCCCAGTTGCTATCAAGTTAACTGATTTAACTAGCGCCTTTCTAATTCTGGGGATCGGGATCGGATTAGCAATTTTAGTTTTCATGTTGGAACTTATCTACTGGAAACTGCTGGCGATGCAAAAGAAACTCGCTATAGTCGAGATCTAA